A genomic segment from Paraburkholderia hayleyella encodes:
- a CDS encoding 5-formyltetrahydrofolate cyclo-ligase: MAQSIACNPLAEAKKALRQALLKTRRQIASDPARNAALGRHVLDALKRHAPACVSAYWPLAGEFNMRGALAIWLAHGGGRQIGLPVIVAHDAPLEFHRWSPDMTMRPGFRDIPEPTSDEVVIPELLFVPCIGFDDAGYRLGYGGGFYDRTLAAWPHATRPMTIGIAYEVGHVAQLPRQPHDVPLDAIITETGWHTPSAAHQQEAADGLGGLNHSAGKPTKVKD; encoded by the coding sequence GTGGCACAAAGCATAGCATGCAACCCCCTGGCCGAAGCGAAAAAGGCCTTGCGTCAAGCCCTGCTAAAAACCCGTCGGCAGATCGCATCGGACCCCGCGCGCAATGCTGCGCTGGGCCGTCATGTACTCGATGCTCTCAAGCGTCATGCGCCTGCCTGCGTGAGCGCTTACTGGCCGCTTGCCGGTGAGTTCAACATGCGTGGCGCACTAGCTATCTGGCTCGCCCATGGCGGGGGCCGGCAAATCGGCCTGCCGGTCATCGTGGCCCACGATGCGCCGCTCGAATTTCATCGCTGGAGCCCCGACATGACCATGCGGCCGGGCTTCCGCGACATCCCCGAACCCACGTCGGACGAGGTCGTGATTCCCGAGCTGCTCTTCGTGCCCTGCATCGGGTTTGATGACGCGGGCTACCGGCTCGGCTACGGTGGGGGTTTTTACGATCGCACCCTGGCCGCCTGGCCTCACGCAACCCGGCCCATGACGATAGGCATCGCTTACGAAGTCGGACACGTAGCCCAGTTGCCCCGACAACCGCACGACGTGCCGCTCGACGCAATCATCACCGAAACCGGCTGGCACACCCCGTCGGCCGCTCACCAGCAAGAAGCTGCCGATGGCCTGGGCGGCTTGAACCACAGCGCGGGTAAGCCGACGAAAGTTAAAGATTAA